A single window of Nitrospirota bacterium DNA harbors:
- a CDS encoding ATP-dependent Clp protease ATP-binding subunit has product MSDLIPKATIPISITDRSRNPLTHIENTLREEVIGQELAIGTILKSLLRASTGFRDTGRPIATMFFSGPSGVGKTETVRALAKALHQNSKACIKVDCSEFSEGHTISKLIGSPPGYMGSDLPVVLDKQEIEGRNWNIILFDEIEKGHHSLHNLLLQIMDEGTVTLSRKNKGENGKVNFSSTLLVMTSNVGSRKVSEVLEDQHIGFKKRDNFQELSQLINQEVHKEIEKTFSPEFRNRISDFVVFHPLSQDSLLQVLEKYLRQISSRCASKGFAVLLSDEAKEYLIQKGTNNDLGARPLLHLVEKEVEAKIAEYYAMGEIQAGDYIVGELQRNEIAFKRAERVSITVKADFSTLKRNPSQEC; this is encoded by the coding sequence ATGAGCGATTTGATACCGAAAGCGACCATACCCATTTCGATCACCGACCGATCTAGAAACCCGTTGACCCATATTGAAAATACCTTACGTGAGGAAGTCATTGGACAGGAATTGGCGATTGGAACAATTTTGAAATCGCTTCTACGCGCTTCAACCGGTTTTCGTGACACCGGACGGCCGATTGCGACCATGTTTTTTTCAGGTCCAAGCGGCGTCGGAAAAACAGAAACAGTCAGAGCTCTCGCCAAAGCCCTTCACCAAAATTCAAAGGCCTGTATTAAAGTAGACTGCTCCGAATTTAGCGAAGGACATACGATTTCAAAGCTAATCGGCTCACCGCCCGGCTATATGGGGAGCGATCTTCCTGTAGTTCTCGACAAGCAGGAAATTGAAGGGAGAAACTGGAATATTATCTTATTTGATGAAATTGAAAAAGGACATCATTCCCTTCACAATCTTCTCCTGCAAATAATGGACGAAGGAACTGTAACATTGAGCCGCAAAAACAAAGGAGAAAACGGAAAGGTCAATTTTTCTTCTACCCTTCTTGTGATGACCAGCAATGTAGGGTCTCGAAAGGTTTCAGAAGTTTTGGAAGATCAGCATATCGGATTCAAAAAGAGAGATAATTTTCAAGAACTCTCCCAATTGATTAATCAGGAAGTTCATAAAGAAATCGAAAAGACTTTCAGTCCAGAATTTAGAAACCGGATTTCTGACTTTGTGGTGTTTCACCCCCTTTCGCAGGATTCCCTCCTTCAAGTCCTTGAAAAATATCTTAGACAGATCAGTTCACGCTGCGCATCCAAAGGATTTGCGGTACTTCTTTCTGACGAGGCAAAGGAATACTTGATACAAAAGGGGACAAACAACGATCTTGGAGCACGTCCACTACTGCATCTGGTTGAAAAAGAGGTGGAAGCAAAAATTGCCGAATATTACGCCATGGGCGAAATTCAGGCAGGAGACTATATTGTTGGGGAATTACAGAGAAATGAAATCGCTTTCAAAAGAGCCGAACGGGTATCGATAACCGTAAAAGCCGATTTTTCGACTTTAAAAAGAAATCCTTCACAAGAGTGTTAA
- a CDS encoding DUF721 domain-containing protein produces the protein MGRPQQISEILKPLLKRYGLETQIQIYTLVEEWKELVGNQLASHTLPYQLKFHKLFLYVDSPAWMNQLIYLKEELKNKINKEVGENWVQDIVMKVGPIEPGNKDDEP, from the coding sequence ATGGGAAGGCCACAGCAGATATCGGAAATTTTAAAGCCGCTCCTGAAGAGATATGGCCTCGAAACGCAGATTCAGATTTATACCCTGGTTGAAGAGTGGAAAGAACTTGTAGGAAATCAGCTGGCTTCCCACACACTTCCCTATCAGCTCAAGTTTCACAAACTCTTTCTCTATGTCGATAGTCCGGCCTGGATGAATCAGTTGATCTATTTGAAGGAGGAGTTAAAAAACAAAATTAATAAGGAGGTTGGAGAAAACTGGGTCCAGGATATCGTGATGAAAGTGGGTCCGATTGAACCAGGGAATAAGGATGATGAACCCTAA
- a CDS encoding alpha/beta hydrolase, translating into MDEREIKVNGAKITYFQAGKGHPLVLLPSGGGRGKEYKELFPHLTPFFTIYTLDYPGFGRSDELKWVDGVEKMSEFVLLWLDTLGIQEFYLSGFSMGGIIALLMAIERTDRIRRLCVIATASGKINHIPIISPVGLNLKEILAFFYHRPEIKERIRNEKLSTQEKKEIHRSSETFAKMARSAKIFIHVTEQLSLIRCPTLVIGAENDQVIPMAYPKEIQKHIPKAQWKQYSETGHFIIVERPAELASDLVQFFSQKEV; encoded by the coding sequence ATGGATGAAAGAGAAATAAAAGTCAATGGAGCGAAAATAACCTATTTTCAGGCCGGAAAGGGACATCCTCTGGTACTCCTCCCGTCAGGAGGAGGGAGAGGAAAAGAATACAAAGAACTTTTTCCCCATTTAACCCCCTTTTTCACAATTTATACGCTGGATTATCCGGGATTCGGCCGTTCAGACGAGCTGAAATGGGTCGACGGCGTCGAAAAAATGAGTGAATTTGTCCTTCTCTGGCTTGATACGCTTGGTATCCAGGAATTTTACCTGAGCGGATTCTCGATGGGGGGTATCATAGCACTTCTGATGGCTATCGAGAGGACCGATCGGATCAGGAGGCTTTGCGTTATTGCCACCGCCTCGGGAAAGATTAATCACATTCCAATTATTAGTCCAGTCGGACTCAATCTAAAGGAAATTCTCGCCTTTTTTTATCATCGTCCGGAAATAAAGGAGCGGATCAGGAACGAAAAGCTCTCAACCCAGGAAAAAAAAGAAATCCATCGTTCATCAGAAACTTTTGCCAAAATGGCACGAAGCGCTAAAATTTTTATACATGTCACTGAACAGCTTTCCCTGATTCGCTGCCCTACTCTCGTAATCGGAGCTGAAAATGACCAGGTGATTCCTATGGCCTATCCAAAAGAGATACAAAAACATATTCCGAAAGCACAGTGGAAGCAATATTCGGAAACGGGTCATTTTATTATCGTGGAAAGACCGGCCGAATTGGCTTCAGATCTCGTCCAATTTTTTAGTCAAAAGGAAGTCTGA
- the smpB gene encoding SsrA-binding protein SmpB, whose translation MNKKESPKNSTVISNKKAFHDYFIEETYEAGLVLTGTEVKSIRGGQANLKDSFARIENGEVFLYQFHVSPYAHGNRANVDPERTRKLLLHKKEISRLFGKTQLKGYALIPLKIFFRNGKAKVELGLGQGKKTYDKREDLKIRAAKREVEKAFKERQR comes from the coding sequence ATGAACAAAAAAGAATCCCCAAAAAATTCTACCGTGATATCCAACAAGAAGGCTTTTCACGATTACTTCATTGAAGAAACTTATGAAGCCGGCCTGGTCTTGACCGGGACCGAGGTAAAATCGATCCGCGGAGGCCAGGCGAACTTAAAAGATAGTTTTGCCCGAATTGAAAACGGGGAGGTTTTCCTCTATCAATTCCATGTCTCCCCTTATGCTCATGGCAATCGTGCCAATGTCGATCCGGAACGGACGCGAAAACTCCTTTTGCATAAAAAGGAGATCTCTCGTCTTTTCGGAAAAACACAGCTGAAAGGATATGCTCTTATCCCGCTCAAGATATTTTTTAGAAACGGAAAGGCAAAGGTGGAACTCGGTCTGGGACAGGGAAAGAAAACGTATGACAAAAGAGAAGATCTGAAAATAAGAGCGGCCAAACGCGAGGTTGAAAAAGCCTTTAAAGAACGGCAGCGGTAA
- a CDS encoding cation:proton antiporter: MLVINSTDLSWVFIELGAAVAGLALLARLANRWGLSAIPLYLLAGLAFGNGGLVPLHFSESFIHIGAEIGVILLLFMLGLEYTHETLGADLRSGLPAAVFDLILNFTPGLVVGLLLRWSPLASVLLGGITYISSTGVISKILTELGRINNPETPAILSILVLEDLAMAIFLPVIAVLLIGQGALAGLISILITIVTVGIVLTAIIRYSNVMSRIVSHQSDEITLLTIFGIVLLVAGISQLLQVSAAVGAFLVGIALSGPVVAQAQRLIGPLRDLFAAIFFLFFGLQIDPATLPPVLMLAVGLGLITVLTKFLTGIWAARYVGVDIPGRLRAGCTLVAHGEFSMVIAGLGVTAGLEPQLGPLSAAYVLFLAVLGPVLARVIEPKQTAIQNR, encoded by the coding sequence ATGCTTGTAATTAACTCCACTGATTTGTCTTGGGTGTTTATAGAATTGGGTGCCGCGGTTGCCGGCTTGGCCCTTTTGGCCCGACTGGCCAACCGATGGGGCTTATCAGCCATTCCTCTATATCTGCTAGCGGGACTTGCTTTTGGCAACGGTGGATTAGTGCCACTTCACTTCAGCGAGAGTTTTATTCACATAGGTGCAGAGATTGGTGTGATTTTACTACTCTTTATGCTGGGTCTGGAATATACACATGAGACATTAGGAGCAGACCTGAGGTCGGGTTTACCTGCAGCTGTTTTTGATCTCATCCTCAATTTTACTCCCGGTTTGGTCGTCGGGTTGTTGCTGAGATGGAGCCCGCTGGCTTCGGTTCTGCTGGGTGGAATAACCTATATCTCATCTACCGGGGTCATCAGCAAGATTTTGACAGAACTCGGAAGAATAAATAACCCGGAGACTCCCGCAATCCTCTCAATCCTTGTACTGGAAGACCTGGCTATGGCAATCTTTCTGCCGGTTATCGCCGTACTCCTCATCGGCCAGGGCGCACTTGCGGGGCTGATTTCAATTCTGATTACAATTGTTACCGTTGGGATAGTGCTGACTGCGATAATACGCTATAGCAATGTCATGAGCCGGATTGTTTCTCATCAATCGGACGAGATCACCCTGCTGACGATATTTGGCATTGTTCTACTCGTTGCAGGCATTTCGCAATTGTTACAAGTATCAGCTGCAGTTGGCGCATTTTTGGTCGGCATCGCGCTTTCCGGACCTGTTGTCGCCCAAGCTCAGCGCCTGATCGGGCCGCTTCGTGACTTATTCGCTGCCATTTTCTTTTTGTTCTTCGGATTACAAATAGACCCCGCCACGCTGCCGCCAGTTCTTATGTTGGCAGTAGGGCTGGGTCTTATTACTGTGCTGACGAAATTCTTAACCGGTATATGGGCCGCACGCTACGTCGGAGTGGATATTCCGGGTCGTCTACGTGCTGGCTGCACTTTAGTAGCGCATGGCGAGTTTTCTATGGTCATTGCAGGCCTTGGAGTGACCGCAGGTCTGGAACCGCAATTAGGCCCGCTGTCGGCTGCCTATGTGTTATTTCTGGCGGTGCTTGGACCCGTCTTGGCACGAGTAATCGAACCGAAACAAACTGCTATACAAAATCGTTAG